The following proteins come from a genomic window of Corynebacterium crudilactis:
- a CDS encoding glycosyltransferase, with product MSATNLAVEQLQRVLLPRRGEPADVRSLYLLEAESNKERLEWNDRFSVAVPAGAEVSFQTYFNAFPASYWRRWSQLDSVVLKLKVSGEARVDLYRSKIDGARIGITGSVVKDDFIEFEVSLAPFEDGGWIWFDLTAETEATVEEAGWYAPCAPKAQIMPDGTEVGPFEARATVGIPTFNRPADAVAALEALASDPAVDAVIDTLIMPDQGNKHPADEPGYKAAVEHFGDRFFEFRQGNLGGSGGYSRIMFEALGGVDGNGAAGAAKSPYILYMDDDIAIEPDSVLRALQVARYAKSPILVGGQMLNLQERSHLHTMGEVVGGHDFMWTAAPHVHYDHDFSAHPLHDRGQFDDKPDAPNSRDLHRRIDVDFNGWWMCMIPRVVAEQIGQPLPLFIKWDDAEYGLRARKAGFPTATWPGIAIWHMAWSDKDDAIDWQAYFHLRNRLVVAAMYHQGNADGIVRSMQKATFKHLLCLEYSTVAIQNEAMKDFLAGPDQLFSILDTSLPRIAAIRKTYSDAVVLPSATELPSATGTPGVPTKDIGGRLAPLKKALWLAKGLKHSLSKEDSSHHEVPQANFAPIEARWFSLSRVDGATVTTADGRGVVYRKRDRDKAKELGKEARALQKQVAERFDELSHTYRNAHSELVSREAWGKVFDEQ from the coding sequence ATGAGCGCAACAAACCTGGCGGTTGAGCAGCTACAGCGCGTGCTCCTGCCGAGGCGCGGCGAGCCAGCAGATGTCAGGTCCTTGTACCTGCTGGAAGCTGAAAGCAATAAGGAACGCCTGGAGTGGAACGATCGTTTTAGCGTAGCCGTCCCCGCAGGCGCCGAAGTGTCTTTTCAGACCTACTTCAATGCATTTCCTGCAAGCTACTGGCGACGCTGGTCGCAGCTAGATTCAGTTGTTTTGAAATTGAAGGTTTCCGGTGAAGCCCGCGTGGACCTGTACCGATCCAAGATCGACGGTGCACGTATCGGAATTACCGGTTCCGTTGTGAAAGATGACTTCATTGAATTTGAAGTCTCACTGGCACCATTCGAAGACGGTGGCTGGATCTGGTTCGACCTCACCGCTGAAACCGAAGCAACTGTCGAAGAAGCAGGCTGGTACGCACCATGTGCACCAAAGGCCCAGATCATGCCAGATGGCACTGAAGTGGGGCCATTTGAAGCGCGCGCGACAGTTGGCATCCCAACCTTTAACCGTCCTGCAGATGCCGTTGCTGCGTTGGAAGCACTTGCTTCTGACCCAGCAGTTGATGCTGTCATTGATACCTTGATCATGCCTGATCAGGGCAATAAGCACCCTGCTGATGAGCCTGGTTACAAGGCTGCAGTAGAGCATTTTGGTGACCGCTTCTTCGAGTTCCGTCAAGGCAACCTTGGTGGATCCGGCGGCTATTCACGCATCATGTTTGAAGCACTCGGTGGTGTCGATGGAAATGGCGCAGCTGGTGCTGCAAAGAGCCCATACATCCTTTATATGGATGATGATATCGCTATCGAACCAGACTCAGTCTTGCGTGCGCTTCAAGTTGCGCGTTATGCGAAATCACCCATCCTGGTGGGTGGACAGATGCTGAACCTGCAAGAACGCAGCCACCTACACACCATGGGTGAAGTTGTTGGCGGACATGATTTCATGTGGACAGCTGCACCTCATGTGCACTACGACCATGATTTCTCCGCACACCCACTGCATGACCGTGGACAGTTTGACGATAAGCCAGATGCGCCAAACTCCCGCGACCTGCACCGCCGCATCGACGTTGATTTCAACGGCTGGTGGATGTGCATGATCCCACGCGTGGTTGCAGAACAAATTGGACAGCCACTTCCACTCTTTATTAAGTGGGACGATGCTGAATACGGCCTGCGTGCACGCAAAGCAGGTTTCCCAACTGCCACCTGGCCTGGAATTGCGATTTGGCATATGGCCTGGTCTGACAAAGATGATGCCATTGATTGGCAGGCATATTTCCACCTGCGTAACCGCCTTGTAGTTGCAGCAATGTATCACCAAGGAAACGCCGATGGCATTGTTCGCTCAATGCAGAAGGCTACGTTTAAGCATCTCCTGTGCCTGGAATATTCCACTGTGGCAATTCAAAACGAAGCAATGAAGGACTTCCTTGCAGGTCCAGATCAGCTCTTCTCTATTCTGGATACCTCATTGCCACGCATTGCAGCGATCCGTAAAACTTACTCAGATGCTGTTGTGTTGCCTAGCGCTACTGAGTTGCCTAGCGCTACTGGCACTCCAGGTGTGCCAACTAAGGACATCGGTGGACGTCTCGCTCCTCTGAAAAAGGCGCTGTGGCTGGCAAAGGGCTTGAAGCACTCACTGTCCAAGGAGGATTCTTCCCACCACGAGGTTCCACAGGCGAACTTCGCACCGATTGAAGCACGTTGGTTTAGCCTGTCTCGAGTTGATGGTGCAACTGTCACCACCGCCGATGGACGTGGCGTGGTTTATCGTAAGCGCGACCGCGATAAAGCTAAAGAACTGGGCAAAGAAGCACGCGCGCTGCAGAAGCAAGTAGCAGAGCGTTTCGACGAGCTCAGTCACACCTACCGCAATGCCCATTCTGAGCTTGTCAGCCGAGAAGCCTGGGGAAAGGTCTTTGATGAGCAGTAA
- a CDS encoding DUF5129 domain-containing protein produces the protein MRLLSLPKTNSAIAGLAAGTMLFLTLPLAQAQDTLQDSLEITVLDMADELAPEDEDFLATETPKVDFPDEVSAVRYITFADNSSNLNDDLEQYFRAEHPEWIQSNAFAPGEVIIVAGFDPHQMGAYAGNDVAAATGIAEQDRIDGINDSMRPLLQDGRVALAMLEGAKSVADTSVVRAEDDSNVGGILLVIFGGIAALFVVIVGWAVGHERKKKAEQAREQFDYAQRHYGEVAQQLDGINVRAHSLTSPLADDELRRQWEDVHTQFLEVNDIFGRLEGLKSSADNKAFRKAASDIEKAHTAVTHMEIAQKNIDTLYEMEHGHESTRRRELSRLRADMQEARQDINDKDTVVDDVLRTLIERTETIFPTEPDFMDHYARLIRDYAVALRGVEKNLEAVEQTTNRTAPAIYEDNWRVGTGYNAWVPYYMISTWHAADVSAASSAASSSTSSNTTFSSGFSGAGGSSSW, from the coding sequence ATGCGACTTCTTTCACTGCCAAAAACCAACAGCGCCATTGCTGGGCTTGCAGCGGGAACCATGCTCTTTCTGACACTTCCGCTTGCTCAAGCCCAAGACACACTCCAGGACTCTCTGGAAATTACTGTGCTGGACATGGCTGATGAGCTTGCTCCAGAGGATGAAGATTTCTTAGCTACGGAGACTCCAAAAGTTGATTTCCCCGATGAGGTGTCTGCTGTTCGGTACATCACTTTTGCGGATAACTCCAGCAACCTCAATGATGATCTCGAGCAGTATTTTCGCGCTGAGCACCCTGAGTGGATTCAATCTAATGCTTTCGCTCCTGGTGAGGTCATTATTGTGGCTGGCTTTGATCCTCATCAAATGGGCGCTTATGCCGGTAATGATGTAGCGGCTGCCACTGGAATCGCAGAGCAGGATCGTATCGATGGCATTAATGATTCTATGCGGCCACTCCTGCAGGATGGCCGTGTTGCCCTGGCAATGCTGGAGGGCGCAAAATCCGTTGCTGATACTTCAGTAGTCAGGGCAGAAGATGACAGCAATGTAGGAGGAATCCTGCTTGTTATTTTTGGTGGAATCGCGGCCTTGTTTGTAGTAATTGTTGGTTGGGCTGTGGGCCACGAGCGGAAGAAGAAAGCTGAACAAGCTCGGGAACAATTTGATTATGCGCAGCGTCATTATGGTGAGGTAGCCCAGCAGCTTGATGGTATTAATGTCCGCGCGCATTCTTTAACATCTCCGCTGGCCGATGATGAACTCCGCCGTCAGTGGGAGGACGTTCATACTCAATTCTTGGAAGTAAATGATATTTTTGGCCGTTTAGAAGGACTGAAGTCTTCTGCAGATAATAAGGCCTTCCGCAAAGCTGCTTCTGATATCGAGAAAGCACATACAGCGGTAACTCATATGGAAATTGCGCAGAAGAATATCGATACTCTCTATGAGATGGAGCATGGTCATGAGAGCACTCGTCGCCGTGAGTTGAGCAGACTACGTGCAGATATGCAGGAGGCACGCCAAGATATCAACGATAAAGACACAGTGGTCGATGATGTTCTTCGCACGCTCATCGAGCGCACTGAAACCATCTTCCCTACTGAGCCCGATTTCATGGATCACTACGCTCGCCTCATCCGTGATTATGCTGTTGCGCTTCGTGGTGTGGAAAAGAACCTCGAGGCAGTGGAACAGACGACAAACCGCACCGCACCTGCAATTTATGAGGATAATTGGCGCGTAGGAACTGGCTATAACGCATGGGTTCCGTACTACATGATTAGCACTTGGCATGCTGCGGATGTCAGTGCAGCTTCTTCGGCTGCGTCTTCTTCCACTTCTTCTAACACCACATTCAGCAGTGGTTTCAGCGGTGCCGGAGGTAGTTCCAGCTGGTAA
- a CDS encoding phosphatase PAP2 family protein, whose amino-acid sequence MDQQILDAFISLRVAWLSPSIILFTQLTGPTLMFVYALIWGIVRKNLTAPVAVGLANLTSHILKKVFERPRPSATQHLVQETNFSFPSGHAVGAAACAVALGYFLSRWWKIVLWVIALFVGLSRLYIGVHWPSDVVAGWAIGALISVTVFTSWNYLRHR is encoded by the coding sequence ATGGATCAGCAAATTCTTGATGCATTTATTAGCCTGCGCGTCGCATGGCTGAGTCCATCCATCATTCTGTTTACACAGCTGACAGGTCCGACTTTGATGTTTGTTTATGCATTGATCTGGGGCATTGTGCGGAAAAACCTCACAGCTCCCGTAGCTGTAGGCCTTGCCAACCTCACTAGCCACATTCTTAAAAAGGTATTTGAACGCCCTAGGCCAAGTGCAACACAGCATTTAGTCCAAGAGACCAATTTCTCTTTCCCCTCAGGACATGCTGTTGGCGCTGCAGCCTGTGCAGTGGCCTTAGGCTACTTCCTCTCGCGCTGGTGGAAGATTGTGCTGTGGGTTATTGCTTTGTTTGTTGGGCTGTCCAGGCTATATATCGGAGTGCATTGGCCTAGCGATGTAGTGGCAGGCTGGGCCATCGGTGCACTTATCTCAGTAACTGTGTTTACCAGCTGGAACTACCTCCGGCACCGCTGA
- a CDS encoding phosphoesterase: protein MSTEVNYKNRSEMFARIISELCAPWILNIVFFLILGGTINAWQPGIVAALGTGVVPMMLILGLMKLGRVGNHHVTTRSQRGIVFAGIIICVIALLLVLRTLETPQIIWAGVFSALVFLALFAAVTVKIKASVHVGLWVCLVTFLGLTISAWWFVGLFFTPVTAWARMRIKHHTLPEICAGAVSGAVATVLCYLFILT, encoded by the coding sequence GTGTCAACTGAAGTGAATTACAAAAATCGAAGCGAAATGTTTGCGCGTATCATCAGCGAGCTCTGTGCCCCGTGGATACTCAATATCGTATTTTTCCTAATTTTGGGTGGCACCATAAATGCTTGGCAACCTGGAATCGTGGCAGCCCTAGGAACTGGCGTAGTCCCGATGATGTTGATTTTGGGGCTCATGAAGCTCGGTCGAGTAGGTAACCACCATGTCACCACGCGTTCTCAACGCGGCATAGTATTCGCAGGGATTATTATCTGCGTTATTGCCTTGCTGCTTGTGTTAAGAACTCTTGAGACCCCACAGATAATTTGGGCTGGTGTTTTTTCGGCATTGGTTTTCTTGGCATTATTTGCTGCAGTTACGGTGAAAATCAAAGCATCGGTTCATGTCGGCTTGTGGGTTTGTCTCGTGACATTTTTGGGATTGACGATCTCTGCCTGGTGGTTTGTCGGGCTGTTCTTCACCCCAGTGACCGCATGGGCCAGGATGCGTATTAAACACCACACCTTGCCTGAAATCTGTGCAGGTGCCGTATCCGGTGCTGTCGCCACAGTGCTGTGTTATCTCTTCATCCTTACCTAG